The following coding sequences lie in one Vibrio aerogenes genomic window:
- the proV gene encoding glycine betaine/L-proline ABC transporter ATP-binding protein ProV, translating into METILEVKELYKVFGETPDEAFPLLEKGLDKDQIFEKTGLTVGVKNVSLSINEGEIFVIMGLSGSGKSTLVRLLNRLIEPTRGSVFMRGKDIARISDKALREVRRKNISMVFQNFALMPHMTVLENTAFGLELAGIDIPTRTETAKAALARVGLEAYCDSYPDELSGGMKQRVGLARALTNDPDILLMDEAFSALDPLIRTEMQDELIRLQNDDKRTIVFISHDLDEAMRIGDRIAIMQDGVVVQVGTPDEILHQPANDYVRSFFRGVNVANIFTAKDIARKRTATVFKKHDNDGPGAALQILTDSDNEYGIVVDRRGCYNGLVSIDSLRHAAKDKTSLNNALLADTATIHPDTSISDVIGQVADAPYAVPVVDEQHHYYGVITKSRLLQALDRE; encoded by the coding sequence GTGGAAACTATTTTAGAAGTAAAAGAACTTTATAAGGTGTTTGGTGAAACACCTGACGAGGCTTTTCCATTACTTGAAAAAGGGTTGGATAAAGATCAGATTTTTGAAAAAACCGGACTAACCGTCGGCGTCAAAAATGTCTCTCTGAGCATTAATGAAGGTGAAATTTTCGTCATCATGGGACTATCCGGCTCGGGAAAGTCCACGCTCGTCAGATTACTGAACCGGCTGATTGAACCAACCCGTGGCAGTGTTTTCATGCGGGGAAAAGATATCGCCCGAATTTCAGACAAGGCACTGCGCGAAGTCCGCAGAAAAAATATTTCAATGGTCTTCCAGAATTTTGCTCTCATGCCGCATATGACAGTACTCGAGAATACCGCTTTTGGCCTTGAGCTTGCCGGAATTGATATACCAACCCGGACAGAAACAGCAAAGGCAGCGCTCGCACGGGTCGGTCTTGAGGCCTATTGTGATTCTTATCCGGATGAATTATCTGGTGGTATGAAGCAGCGGGTCGGACTGGCCAGAGCCCTGACAAACGACCCGGATATTCTTTTAATGGACGAGGCATTTTCGGCATTAGATCCGCTGATTCGTACCGAAATGCAGGATGAACTGATTCGTCTGCAAAACGATGACAAACGAACCATTGTATTTATTTCCCATGATTTGGATGAAGCCATGCGTATCGGTGATCGCATCGCGATTATGCAGGATGGTGTTGTGGTTCAGGTAGGGACACCCGATGAAATTCTGCACCAGCCCGCCAATGACTACGTTCGTTCATTTTTCCGGGGCGTAAATGTGGCCAATATTTTTACAGCCAAGGACATCGCGCGTAAAAGGACCGCCACTGTATTTAAAAAGCATGACAACGACGGTCCGGGCGCAGCCTTACAGATTCTGACCGATTCGGATAATGAATACGGTATTGTGGTCGATCGCCGGGGCTGCTACAACGGTCTGGTTTCTATCGACTCGCTCAGACATGCAGCAAAAGATAAAACTTCGCTGAACAATGCCCTGCTTGCAGATACTGCCACCATCCATCCGGATACTTCGATCAGTGATGTAATCGGACAGGTTGCCGATGCACCTTATGCTGTTCCCGTCGTCGATGAGCAGCATCATTACTATGGCGTTATCACTAAATCCCGCTTACTTCAGGCTTTAGACAGAGAATAA
- a CDS encoding helix-turn-helix domain-containing protein: MTLTEEDRQALYAVWMTRKARLHLTQMEMAKQLGLTQTAFSAVLRGPAALEMPFVESFCASLNEDPYTFLPTLIRMREEEKQTIRLVSRVTVDGQIDAVQVEGNQVVIQYTYTPSL; encoded by the coding sequence ATGACCCTGACCGAGGAAGACCGTCAGGCTTTGTATGCTGTCTGGATGACCCGCAAAGCCCGCCTGCATCTGACTCAAATGGAAATGGCGAAGCAACTTGGTCTGACTCAGACTGCTTTTTCGGCGGTGCTTCGCGGCCCGGCTGCGTTGGAGATGCCATTTGTCGAATCCTTTTGTGCCAGTCTGAACGAAGACCCGTATACGTTTCTGCCGACTCTGATCCGGATGCGTGAAGAAGAGAAACAAACAATTCGTCTGGTGAGCCGGGTGACTGTTGACGGCCAGATTGATGCGGTTCAGGTTGAGGGAAACCAGGTCGTCATTCAGTATACTTATACGCCATCGCTTTGA
- the proW gene encoding glycine betaine/L-proline ABC transporter permease ProW, with the protein METTTQNSDPWASAASQGAAADPWSSATQATAGGDWLNAAATPEPFNWMHPFKDAVVPFDHWVETALNWLVGHGRPLFQAIRVPVDLILSSIQTVLVSTPAPVMLIILFLLAWQFAGFRMGVTTLISLIVVGLIGAWDDAMITLALVMTSVFFCLFIGMPLGIWLARSETAAKIIRPILDAMQTTPAFVYLVPIVMLFGIGNVPGVVVTIIFALPPIVRLTILGIQQVPEELIEAGHAFGASPKQMLYRIQLPLAMPSIMAGVNQTLMLSLSMVVIASMIAVGGLGQMVLRGIGRLDMGMAAVGGLGIVILAILLDRITQTVGAESRDNKTRWYHKGPVSYVYRLKPKATPSSSQQQH; encoded by the coding sequence ATGGAAACTACAACTCAAAATTCCGATCCCTGGGCATCAGCAGCTTCACAAGGTGCAGCTGCGGATCCATGGTCTTCAGCAACACAGGCGACCGCGGGTGGCGACTGGCTGAATGCTGCCGCGACGCCTGAACCATTTAACTGGATGCATCCGTTCAAAGATGCAGTCGTCCCTTTTGATCACTGGGTTGAAACCGCATTGAACTGGCTGGTAGGCCACGGACGACCGTTGTTTCAGGCAATCCGGGTGCCGGTTGATCTGATTCTTTCTTCGATTCAGACCGTTTTAGTCTCAACACCAGCCCCCGTGATGCTGATCATCCTGTTTCTGCTCGCCTGGCAGTTTGCTGGCTTCAGAATGGGGGTGACAACACTGATTTCGCTGATTGTTGTCGGACTGATCGGTGCCTGGGATGATGCCATGATTACCCTTGCGCTGGTCATGACTTCCGTCTTTTTCTGCCTTTTCATCGGGATGCCGCTCGGGATTTGGCTGGCCCGCAGTGAAACCGCAGCCAAAATTATCAGGCCCATTCTGGATGCCATGCAAACCACACCTGCATTCGTGTATCTGGTTCCAATCGTGATGTTGTTCGGTATCGGGAATGTGCCTGGAGTGGTCGTAACGATTATTTTCGCGTTACCGCCGATTGTGCGTTTGACAATCTTAGGTATCCAGCAGGTGCCGGAAGAACTGATTGAGGCCGGACATGCATTTGGTGCCAGTCCGAAACAGATGCTGTACCGGATTCAGCTGCCACTGGCAATGCCTTCTATTATGGCCGGCGTCAACCAAACACTGATGCTTTCGCTGTCGATGGTTGTGATTGCTTCCATGATTGCCGTTGGCGGACTCGGACAAATGGTTTTACGCGGTATTGGTCGTCTTGATATGGGCATGGCCGCTGTCGGAGGCTTGGGCATTGTGATTCTCGCCATCCTTCTTGATCGCATTACCCAAACGGTAGGTGCCGAGTCACGGGACAATAAAACCCGCTGGTATCATAAAGGGCCCGTCTCCTATGTATACCGGTTAAAACCGAAAGCGACACCATCTTCATCCCAACAACAACACTAA
- the proX gene encoding glycine betaine/L-proline ABC transporter substrate-binding protein ProX produces the protein MQYTWKKALITGTLVSLSWSSLVQAEKLPGTGITVQPLQSTVAEETFQTLIVNKAMEALGYKVLPTKEVDYNVGYTSIANGDATYLAVGWFPLHEAKYKQAGGDNKFFVGGQYISNAAQGYLIDKKTAQQYNITNIGQLKDPKLAKLFDANGDGKADLTGCNPGWGCEGVIEHQLDAFGLRNTVTHNQGNYAAIIADTISRYKNGDPILYYTWTPYWVSGVLVPGKDVIWLQVPFSALPGARQNVDTTLPNGKNYGFQMNSMKIVANKKFAQENPAATKLFEIMKLNINDVSSENMMMSQGKNSPADIENHANSWIKAHQMLFDSWIKQAKEAAE, from the coding sequence ATGCAATATACATGGAAGAAGGCTTTGATTACCGGAACGCTGGTATCTCTGTCATGGAGTTCTCTGGTACAGGCAGAAAAATTACCCGGTACAGGCATTACCGTCCAGCCGCTCCAGTCAACCGTCGCTGAAGAGACATTTCAGACGCTGATTGTAAATAAGGCAATGGAAGCACTTGGCTATAAGGTGCTGCCCACCAAAGAAGTCGATTACAATGTGGGGTATACCTCTATCGCCAACGGTGATGCCACCTATCTGGCGGTCGGCTGGTTTCCGCTGCATGAAGCAAAATACAAACAGGCAGGCGGCGATAATAAATTTTTTGTTGGCGGACAATATATTTCTAACGCAGCGCAAGGCTATTTGATCGACAAAAAAACCGCTCAGCAATATAACATCACCAATATCGGGCAGTTAAAAGATCCCAAACTGGCAAAATTATTTGATGCCAATGGAGACGGAAAAGCCGATTTAACCGGTTGTAATCCCGGATGGGGCTGTGAAGGTGTGATTGAACATCAGCTGGATGCCTTTGGGTTGCGCAATACGGTGACCCACAATCAGGGTAACTATGCAGCCATTATTGCCGACACCATTAGCCGCTATAAGAACGGAGACCCAATCTTATACTACACTTGGACACCTTACTGGGTGAGCGGTGTATTAGTTCCCGGTAAAGATGTGATCTGGCTGCAAGTGCCTTTTTCGGCATTGCCCGGTGCACGTCAAAATGTAGATACAACCCTGCCAAACGGGAAAAATTATGGTTTCCAGATGAATTCGATGAAAATCGTTGCCAACAAAAAGTTCGCTCAGGAGAACCCGGCAGCCACCAAACTCTTTGAGATCATGAAACTCAATATCAATGATGTCAGCAGCGAAAATATGATGATGAGTCAGGGTAAAAACAGCCCGGCTGACATTGAAAATCATGCTAACAGCTGGATTAAAGCCCATCAGATGTTGTTTGATTCCTGGATCAAACAAGCAAAAGAAGCAGCGGAATAA
- the proX gene encoding glycine betaine/L-proline ABC transporter substrate-binding protein ProX, with translation MNNRCKTLLTMTGFILTASWTATAWAAKLPGEGISVQPVQSTIAEETFQTLLVNKALQALGYDVQPTKEVDYNVAYTSIAKGDATYLTVGWFPLHENKYQKAGGDDKFSVSGTYISGAAQGYLIDKKTAQKYGITNIGQLKDPQIAKLFDADGDGKADLSGCNPGWGCEGVIEHQLDAFGLRNTVTHNQGNYSAIMADTIARYKKGESILYYTWTPYWISGVLVPGKDVVWLQVPFSSLPNSNQDTALPNGKNYGFPMNSMKIVANKKFTQENPAAAKLFSVMKVNINDVSAENMMMSKGHNTPADIEAHANGWIKAHQKLFNSWIAQAKAAAK, from the coding sequence ATGAACAACAGATGTAAGACCTTACTGACGATGACAGGATTTATCCTGACTGCATCCTGGACAGCAACAGCATGGGCAGCAAAGCTGCCCGGAGAAGGCATTTCAGTTCAGCCGGTTCAGTCAACGATTGCCGAAGAAACATTTCAGACCCTGCTGGTCAATAAAGCACTTCAGGCTCTGGGTTATGACGTGCAACCAACCAAAGAAGTTGATTATAACGTTGCGTATACATCGATTGCCAAGGGCGATGCAACCTATCTGACTGTCGGTTGGTTCCCACTCCATGAAAATAAATACCAGAAGGCTGGTGGTGACGATAAATTTTCGGTCAGCGGTACCTACATTTCCGGTGCCGCTCAGGGATATCTGATCGATAAGAAAACCGCACAAAAATATGGTATTACCAATATTGGACAGCTGAAAGATCCTCAAATCGCAAAATTGTTTGATGCCGACGGTGACGGTAAAGCAGATCTCAGCGGATGTAATCCGGGCTGGGGCTGTGAAGGTGTCATAGAGCATCAGCTTGATGCATTCGGTCTCCGTAACACCGTCACTCATAATCAGGGAAATTATTCTGCAATTATGGCCGATACCATTGCCCGGTATAAAAAAGGGGAATCGATTCTTTACTATACATGGACGCCGTACTGGATCAGTGGTGTGTTAGTACCGGGTAAAGACGTGGTTTGGCTGCAGGTTCCTTTCTCTTCGCTGCCAAACAGCAATCAGGATACTGCGCTGCCAAATGGTAAAAACTATGGCTTCCCGATGAACAGCATGAAAATCGTCGCGAATAAAAAGTTTACACAGGAAAACCCGGCAGCCGCCAAACTATTCTCGGTGATGAAAGTAAACATCAACGATGTCAGTGCTGAAAACATGATGATGAGCAAAGGACATAACACACCAGCAGATATTGAAGCGCATGCCAATGGCTGGATAAAAGCTCACCAGAAATTGTTTAATTCCTGGATTGCACAAGCCAAAGCAGCCGCGAAATAA
- a CDS encoding anaerobic C4-dicarboxylate transporter: MLYLEFLFLLLMLYIGSRYGGIGLGVVSGIGLVIEVFIFKMPPTSPPITVMLIILAVVTCASILEAAGGLKYMLQVAERLLRKNPKRVTLIAPFVTYSITFLLGTGHAVYSIMPIIGDVALKNGIRPERPMAAASVASQIAITASPISAAVVYYLAQLANLQSNITLLSILMVTVPATLCGTLLMALYSLKRGKELEDDPEYQQRLKDPVLSEEIRNTTATTLNEVLPAKARHSVMLFIAAILCIVFIAMVPEVRTLADGGKPIKMSVVIQMMMLCFGGIILLATKTNPRNVPDGVVFKSGMVAAIAIFGIAWMSDTYFKYAMPQFKSGIVEMVELYPWTFALALFIVSVVVNSQAATARMMLPVGLALGLEPALLIGLMPAVYGYFFIPNYPSDIATVNFDITGTTKIGKWYFNHSFMAVGLIGVITATCAGYLLAQIVIG, encoded by the coding sequence ATGCTGTATCTGGAATTTTTGTTCCTTCTGCTCATGCTGTATATTGGCTCCCGTTACGGTGGTATCGGATTAGGTGTCGTCTCCGGAATCGGGCTGGTCATCGAAGTATTCATCTTCAAGATGCCTCCCACTTCTCCTCCCATAACGGTCATGCTCATCATTCTTGCTGTTGTTACCTGTGCATCCATTCTTGAGGCCGCCGGCGGATTAAAATATATGCTTCAGGTCGCCGAGAGATTGCTGAGGAAAAATCCAAAACGTGTCACACTGATTGCTCCTTTTGTTACTTATTCAATTACATTTCTGCTGGGAACCGGGCATGCGGTTTACTCCATCATGCCAATCATCGGTGACGTCGCGCTGAAAAATGGTATCCGGCCCGAACGTCCGATGGCAGCAGCATCGGTTGCTTCGCAAATCGCGATCACTGCCTCTCCTATCTCTGCAGCGGTTGTCTATTATCTGGCTCAGCTGGCTAACCTTCAAAGCAATATCACGCTGCTATCGATTCTGATGGTGACTGTCCCTGCAACCTTATGTGGTACGTTACTCATGGCACTTTACAGCCTGAAACGGGGGAAAGAACTTGAAGATGATCCTGAGTATCAGCAACGCTTGAAAGATCCGGTTCTGAGTGAAGAAATCCGTAATACCACCGCAACCACACTCAACGAAGTTCTGCCAGCCAAAGCCCGTCATTCTGTGATGCTGTTTATCGCGGCGATCCTGTGCATTGTTTTTATCGCGATGGTCCCGGAAGTCCGCACACTGGCTGACGGCGGAAAGCCGATCAAAATGTCCGTTGTCATTCAGATGATGATGCTCTGCTTTGGCGGGATTATCCTGCTGGCAACCAAAACCAATCCCCGTAATGTCCCGGATGGCGTGGTGTTCAAATCCGGTATGGTTGCAGCCATTGCTATCTTTGGGATTGCCTGGATGTCAGATACCTATTTCAAATATGCCATGCCGCAGTTCAAATCCGGCATTGTTGAAATGGTCGAGCTGTATCCATGGACCTTTGCACTGGCATTATTCATCGTTTCAGTGGTCGTGAACTCGCAGGCAGCGACAGCCCGGATGATGTTGCCGGTCGGTCTGGCGCTGGGGCTGGAACCTGCCCTGTTGATTGGATTGATGCCCGCAGTATACGGCTATTTCTTCATTCCGAATTATCCTTCAGATATCGCCACGGTGAACTTTGATATCACCGGTACCACGAAAATCGGAAAATGGTACTTCAACCATTCCTTTATGGCGGTGGGTTTGATTGGTGTGATTACCGCAACCTGTGCGGGTTATCTGCTGGCTCAGATTGTCATTGGCTGA
- a CDS encoding tetratricopeptide repeat protein encodes MSLFYGVAHADSEKKYSETDILDRPLVERYILDELKSLRQDQQDLERRLTIQITDRELDVADKSMNYANVTVTYFFYIIAAAASLIALFGWHSLKEVKHTTNELANKRLNKIAQDYEKKFLALERDLKRKTRIISENNREIEIINEIHNLWLRAQSMQTPEQRVEVYDEILKIRPGDLEALTYKADAVMEMKECHWAMSLCNRVLDLDEANGPALYQRACALARLGAEEQAIEDLTHSVQLSPSLREHIAEEPDFELLHGNEQFDSMLQQTTSD; translated from the coding sequence ATGTCTTTATTTTACGGCGTCGCGCATGCTGATTCTGAGAAGAAATATTCTGAGACCGATATACTGGACAGACCTTTAGTCGAGCGGTATATCCTTGATGAACTGAAATCTCTCCGTCAGGACCAGCAGGATCTGGAACGCCGTCTGACCATTCAAATCACCGACAGAGAGCTGGATGTTGCGGATAAGTCGATGAATTATGCCAATGTCACAGTGACTTACTTTTTTTATATTATTGCCGCTGCAGCGTCGTTAATCGCATTGTTTGGCTGGCATTCTTTAAAAGAAGTGAAACATACAACCAATGAACTGGCCAATAAACGATTAAATAAGATAGCGCAGGATTACGAGAAGAAATTTCTGGCGCTTGAACGTGATTTAAAACGCAAAACCCGGATTATTTCAGAGAACAACCGGGAGATTGAAATCATCAATGAAATTCATAATTTATGGTTAAGAGCGCAAAGCATGCAGACTCCGGAACAACGGGTGGAAGTCTATGATGAAATTCTTAAAATTCGTCCCGGTGATTTGGAAGCACTGACTTATAAAGCGGATGCGGTGATGGAAATGAAGGAATGTCACTGGGCGATGAGTTTGTGTAACCGGGTGCTGGATTTGGATGAAGCCAATGGGCCTGCACTTTATCAGCGGGCATGTGCCCTGGCGAGGCTGGGCGCCGAAGAGCAGGCGATTGAAGACTTAACCCATTCAGTACAGCTGAGTCCGTCACTGCGGGAACATATTGCAGAAGAACCAGACTTCGAACTGCTGCATGGAAATGAACAGTTTGACAGTATGTTGCAACAAACGACTTCTGATTAA